In Apus apus isolate bApuApu2 chromosome 5, bApuApu2.pri.cur, whole genome shotgun sequence, the following are encoded in one genomic region:
- the SLC25A29 gene encoding mitochondrial basic amino acids transporter isoform X2 — translation MMGLTFINALVFGVQGNTLRALGKDTPLNQFLAGSAAGAIQCVICCPMELAKTRMQLQGTGEYKLKTKNYKNSLDCLIKIYQKEGLRGINRGMVSTFIRETPSFGFYFLTYDCMTRYLGCEAEDSYVIPKLLFSGGMSGIVSWLSTYPVDVIKSRLQADGVGGVTQYNGIVDCIRKSYHEEGWRVFTRGLTSTLLRAFPVNAATFATVTVFLMYMRSEDNLNECEPGPVIQQPSSL, via the coding sequence ATGATGGGACTTACCTTCATTAACGCACTTGTGTTCGGTGTACAAGGTAACACACTACGTGCTCTTGGAAAAGACACTCCTCTAAACCAGTTCCTTGCAGGGTCAGCAGCAGGGGCTATCCAGTGTGTCATCTGCTGTCCCATGGAGTTGGCAAAGACGAGAATGCAGCTTCAAGGAACAGGCGAATACAAACTAAAAACGAAGAACTACAAAAATTCTCTGGATTGTTTGATCAAAATCTATCAaaaggaggggctgaggggtaTCAACAGGGGCATGGTCTCTACATTCATAAGGGAGACTCCAAGCTTTGGCTTTTACTTCCTGACCTATGACTGCATGACCAGGTATTTAGGCTGTGAAGCCGAAGACAGTTACGTTATTCCcaaactgctgttttctggGGGGATGTCAGGAATTGTGTCCTGGCTCTCAACTTATCCTGTGGATGTGATCAAATCCCGGCTCCAGGCTGATGGAGTTGGAGGTGTTACACAATACAACGGCATTGTAGACTGCATCAGAAAGAGTTACCATGAAGAAGGCTGGAGGGTGTTCACAAGAGGTCTTACTTCTACACTGCTCCGTGCTTTTCCTGTCAACGCAGCTACCTTTGCTACTGTCACTGTGTTCCTGATGTATATGAGGTCAGAAGACAACCTTAATGAATGTGAACCTGGTCCAGTAATCCAGCAGCCTTCCAGTTTGTGA
- the SLC25A29 gene encoding mitochondrial basic amino acids transporter isoform X1: MALDFLAGCVGGAAGVLVGHPFDTVKVRLQVQNVEKPLYRGTFHCFQSIIKQESAFGLYKGIGSPMMGLTFINALVFGVQGNTLRALGKDTPLNQFLAGSAAGAIQCVICCPMELAKTRMQLQGTGEYKLKTKNYKNSLDCLIKIYQKEGLRGINRGMVSTFIRETPSFGFYFLTYDCMTRYLGCEAEDSYVIPKLLFSGGMSGIVSWLSTYPVDVIKSRLQADGVGGVTQYNGIVDCIRKSYHEEGWRVFTRGLTSTLLRAFPVNAATFATVTVFLMYMRSEDNLNECEPGPVIQQPSSL; encoded by the exons ATGGCTCTGGATTTCCTAGCGGGATGCGTCGGCG gtgCTGCCGGAGTGCTGGTAGGACACCCATTTGACACTGTTAAG GTTCGTCTACAAGTTCAAAATGTAGAGAAACCTCTCTACCGTGGGACCTTCCATTGCTTTCAGTCCATCATAAAGCAAGAATCT GCTTTTGGACTCTATAAAGGTATTGGGTCACCCATGATGGGACTTACCTTCATTAACGCACTTGTGTTCGGTGTACAAGGTAACACACTACGTGCTCTTGGAAAAGACACTCCTCTAAACCAGTTCCTTGCAGGGTCAGCAGCAGGGGCTATCCAGTGTGTCATCTGCTGTCCCATGGAGTTGGCAAAGACGAGAATGCAGCTTCAAGGAACAGGCGAATACAAACTAAAAACGAAGAACTACAAAAATTCTCTGGATTGTTTGATCAAAATCTATCAaaaggaggggctgaggggtaTCAACAGGGGCATGGTCTCTACATTCATAAGGGAGACTCCAAGCTTTGGCTTTTACTTCCTGACCTATGACTGCATGACCAGGTATTTAGGCTGTGAAGCCGAAGACAGTTACGTTATTCCcaaactgctgttttctggGGGGATGTCAGGAATTGTGTCCTGGCTCTCAACTTATCCTGTGGATGTGATCAAATCCCGGCTCCAGGCTGATGGAGTTGGAGGTGTTACACAATACAACGGCATTGTAGACTGCATCAGAAAGAGTTACCATGAAGAAGGCTGGAGGGTGTTCACAAGAGGTCTTACTTCTACACTGCTCCGTGCTTTTCCTGTCAACGCAGCTACCTTTGCTACTGTCACTGTGTTCCTGATGTATATGAGGTCAGAAGACAACCTTAATGAATGTGAACCTGGTCCAGTAATCCAGCAGCCTTCCAGTTTGTGA